The Pelodiscus sinensis isolate JC-2024 chromosome 6, ASM4963464v1, whole genome shotgun sequence sequence atagtggaccacaagctaaatatgagtcaatgtgtgactcttgcaaaaaaaaaaaaaccatgattctgggatgcattaacaggagagttgtaagcaagacacgagaagtcattcttccgctctactctgtgctgattaggcctcagttggagtattgtgtccagttctggacatcacatgtcaagacagatgtggagaaattggagaaggtccagagaagagcaacaagaatgattaaagatctagagaacatgagctattaaagaagactgaaagaattgggcttgtttagtttggaaaaaagaagattgaaaggggacatgatagcagttttcaggtatctaaaagggtgtcacagggaggcgggtggggggaggggaggaattgttctccttggcctcagatgatagggcaagaagcaatgggcttaaattgcagcaagggaggtttaggttggacattaggaaaaacttcctgtccggatggtgaaacactggaataaattgcctagggaggttgtggaatctccatctatggagctatttaagagcagattcgacagacatctgtcagggatgatatagaccatgcttggtcctgccatgggggcagggggctggacttgatgatcttttcaagactcttccagttctagtgttctatgatcctatATGTCtatgattttgtgtgttccagccccacaggagaatGGTGGGTGGCAGAGCTAGAGCATTAGTGCAGGATCCCTAATGCTTGGGTGGGGCCCCAAGccttggggggccagatccaggcaagttggagggccgcatccagcccctggggcttagtgtccccacccctggtttagggcCTCGgcatgtcttaatccagccctgattaAAACAACATGGAACTTCACTTTGAATGGAGAACCTTACCCCATCCTCATTTGTGTGTGATACCCTGCTTCCCCTCCACATTCCACTCTGTAGACCCACTGGAAATGTCATTTGTTTGTCACACAGGAGAATATAGGGTCTTAGACTGTCTAGGTGGATAAGTGCTTAGACTGGGTGGATAAGTGCTTAGACTGTCTGGGTGGCAGAAATACCTATGTTTGGGTCTTTCACATCTATGTAAGACTATCTGGCTCTCAGTTCATTGAAAACACACTCTTAGGCTCCGTCTACGCGGTCaggttttttgaggaagaggaaatgcaaatgaagcgctcattagcatttctcgcactctcatttgcatagtctctttcgttcctttttgcagaagaggtttttgtggggaaaaaaactgcagtgtagacggggccattttgcacaaaatacccttttgtgcaagaaccttattcctcaaaataaggaataagggttgttgtgcaaaagaggttttttgtacaaaatggccccgtctacactgtgtttttttccgcaaaaacctcttctgcaaaaaggatcgaaaaagactatgcaaatgagagtgcgagaaatgctaatgagcacttcatttgcattttctcttccgcaaaaacctgacagtgtagacggagccttaGGGTCAATGAAACAGATGGACAGATCCTGACTGGTATAAATCAGTATAGCTCCATGGGATTCAGTTAATTTATACAGCTGTGGATCTTGTCTTATAAGTAATGAATTTCCCCATTGCTTATTTGTTACTGTCTGTAGCACAGCCAGTGGGCGTTCTGTAACTCAGATAAAAGCAGAAAATTGGCCTTTGTTATTATTTATTGTGAATGTTGAAATGTCATGTAGTTTTAACCTAGGGATGAACTGGTTAGAGAGGGAAGTCAGATAACTGGAAGATCCTTCCTGGACAATTATTTACATCAAAGCAGTGAAAAGGAGAAAATGCAgcttggaggggaaaaaaagagaagagttTAGTCAATGCAGTAACATACAAGAATACAAGTGTTTAAGTATTTTACACAAAAGTAATCTTGTTTACACACAAGAAACCTTGTTGATTATCTGTTACAATTAAGTGTTTGTGAAACATAAGTCTCTTAAGGATACTATTCTATTTCTTCGAGGTTGGAAGATTGTCGCTTCAACTTGGAGTGCTTTCTTTCATATTCATAACTTGAAGCAGATACTCCATCATCTAATAAAGAAAAGTAAATAATACTTACAGAACAGACTTTCAAAAGTCACATGCTGACGCAATAAGCCTTacctataaggctacgtctacactggcagcttcttgtgcaagaactattttgcggaagagttcttgtgcaaaaagtcttccacaagagtgcaagagatgtgcttttgcccaagagcatctatggcagtgtggacgctcttttgcgcaagaaagctctgatggccattttagccataggggtttcttgtgcaagaaattcatgttgccggtctacattgccctcttgtgcaagagctcttgcgcaaggaggcttattccttgtggggagaggaataactcttccggaagaagccctattttctgacgctagactgtaaatttacttgcgcaagaacgcgcatgcagtgtagtttttgtgcaagaacagctgttcttgagcaagacaacaccagtgtagacataggtaaTTGTTCACTGCATCTATTCCATACAACAAATACATTTCTAATACTTGCTCCCAATGTTAGCTTGATAAATGATAACCAAGGTCCAACAAAGTGTTATGCAGAATTATAATTCTATTTATATAACCTCAAATTAATGTTGGAAAGTGAGTTCATTTTTAGAATTTACTTTTGGATTACACTTGCGACAACTTGCAAGAGCAAAGCCTTAGAACAACAAACAAAGCAATTGCTACAGATTAGTTTTGGCTTGGTGTTGATTTGCCTGTTGTGAAATTAACTAAGTCAGAAAAACTTGacagtaaaataaaaatcaaacccTTGGAGGAATGATGAACAAGGCTGAATTGTTAGGACATGACATTCAAGATCATAAAAATGAAGAACATGCATAGTAGATTCCCTGACCTGACAGTCACAATATGAGAAGAAGGAGGCAACAATAGGAATAGAGAAATAATTGTGCTTGGAACACAATAATAGCAATGGGAGATTTCAGCTACAAGGACAGAAAACAAGACTGTACAAATCAAGCAGCAGAGGCCTGATTCTAGTATATGAGCCAGACATGAACCCAGAGCAACCTTCTGCTTCTTGTTTTTAAACtctagatatatttaaaaaaatccaaattaaaagtaacatttaaatatatataggGAACAATGAAATTACTATGTGTACGCTATGGCTTTCTGCCTTTAATAATCCTGCAAATCTATGCTCATGCTATACatgttaatttaaaatgtaatctCAAGATTGCCATCCACACTTTCTTATGGAATAAACTTACAAAATTTAATGGGATGAAACTAATGAAGTTCTTTAGAAAATGCTCTATCACCAATAGACAGCCATTGAGTTACAAATAATTGGAACCCATTCAAAGGCCTATGTTCATTTGGCTTCTTTACTCATTTGTATGTTGTATTCCTTCCCCCACCATATGTCTGTCTTTGGAGGGTAAGTTTTTCAAGTAGAAGACTGTATCATTTATGTTTGGAAAATGCCTCGTACATTGTGGACATCAATAAAATAATAATGCATCTTTATAGGGAAAAAGCCTAACTAAATTCCACGTGTTATCATACCTGACAGAAGTAAATTTAGCAATATggtcttagaacataagaacagccatattgagtcagaccaaaggtccatctagcccagtaccctgtcttctggcagtggccaatgccagatgccccagagggagtgaacagaacaggtaatcatcaagtgatccctctcctgtcacgcatttgcagcctctgacaaacagaggctagggacaccatttctacccatcctggctgttATTATATTGTGCAGTTTTCCATTCCTAGCACAAAATATCCAAAGCGTGTTGCTTACTATATTTTAACTTCATAcagtaaggctgcgtctagacgggcaagtttttctgcaaaagcacgtgcttttgcggaaaaacttgccagctgtctacactggcagcttgaatttccacaagaacactgacgatctaatgtaagattgtcagtgttcttgcggaaatgctatgctgcttcagttcgggcaaaagccctctggcgcaaatggcgatcggggctttcttgggcaaaaccgcgtctagattggcatcgacgcatttccgcaaaaagtgcttttgtggaaaagcgtttgtgccaaactagacgctcttttccgcaaatgcttttaacagaaaaacttttctgttaaaagcatttgcggaaaatcatgtcagtctagacatagcctaagattctTCCCATCCCAGTAAAACATGTTTATGTGTATATTCAGTAGGTGGCAGTGCATGGTGATGCATACTTGGATGGACCTTTGTGATGCTAACATCTGCACAAGCACATATGCAATCTACCCATTCCCTTTCTGAATCTAGCCCCAAATTCCCATTTTGCGCTAAAGTGAAATTTGTTTTGAATGGCAGCAGGTAGGTCATAATATTAGATGATGGAAATAATATCAAGTGATACAGATGGCCACTCATGAAGTTCAAATATATGAAAGAGGAATACTGACAATTTAACTAAATCAGCTTGCTAATGACAAGCAGACTGGGCAATAGTTAGGGATATCtagtttgtgtttttaaaaatacaaaaccacTGAGGTTGACCATAGGTCCCCTAtataatcatcatgtgatccaatTGTTATCATCCTTAATTTTCCTCCCTGGTGGTTCCCTCCAATTATTTGCACAGGTTTTCAGAGTGCATTGTGAACTCTTAAGTGCAGGAACTACATCTTGTTGTGTGTTTGTATAGCATTTGGCAATGACTGGGACACAtgtataatacaggcagtccccggggttacgtacaagatagggactgtaggtttgttcttaagttgaatctgtatgtaagtcggaactggcgtccagattcagccgctgctgaaactgatcagtttcaacagcggctgaatctggaggccagttctgacttacatacagattcaacttaagaaccccaggcgtccccaagtcagctgctgctgaaactgatcagtggctgattccaggaagccgggggcagagcaactctgcctcgggcttcctgtagtcagccgctgatcagtttcagcagcggctgacttggggacacctggggcagagcagctggggtgctgctcggttgctccagtagcgccgcttctcggcgctactggagcaacccagcagcaccccagctgctctgccccaggtgtccccaagtcagccgctgctgaaactgaccagcagcggctgaatcaggacgcctggagcagagcagctggggtgctgccaggttggtccagtagcgccgaggagcggcactgcgggaccaacccagcagtgctccagctgctctatcccaggcgtcgtgggcagaaaagcctggtctgctgggagggagggggcactagctgcgcccgcccccccccagcagaccagggagacggggagcaaagcctcggaggacacccgcagcgggacagccgcagcgcgcctgggctgtcccgctgcgggtgtcctccgaggcttttctccccgtctccctggtctgaccagcagaccagggagacggggagcagcttttctcgccccggaggacgcgggcggtgggtgtcccgccgctcccgtcctccggggcgagaaaagccccgttcgtaactgcggatccgacataactcggggactgcctgtacagataaATCACAGTACTAGAAAAAATATTCACATCAAGTATTTTTCATCCAAACCATAGGCTGAAATTTACAAAATATTTGCTGAGCTGTTTTAATAAGTACATTCATAAAAGGTATAATCTATTCAATGACAATACTGGTCAGGAATAAGGGATACATTCACTGACTTAGCTGGTCATTACAAATTGTTCCACCAGCTCTACCAATAACCCCAGAGTTAGGAACTAATTTgtcttaaatttatatttacagTACCTTCTTGTTTTAAACTTACATCTTTCAAACTGCTGTCATCATCTGTCTCCCAAGTGTTCTTGGTATACCATGGAAGCTCTTCCCTTAGGATCTGAGCACTTCTGTTTTCATTCCCTTCCAACAGCCGTAGCAAATTCTTCAATGTTTCTTCCCATTGCAGGTAATCTCCCAGCTGCTTGGCATTTTCAGGTAATGCTGAAAATGGGATCTTATTTTCTTCTTCATAAACATAGGGGAAATCTCCGGTGCTCTTTTTCCCCATTAAATGTCCTATAAGAACAATCAGAATATCATGACATTAACCAAACATTAATTAGAGTGTGAATGTCCAAAGCCACATTCTGATTGGACAGTGAAGGCTTTGGGGCAAATGTCACACCAACTCCCATTGTGGCACAGCTGAGACATTCACACAAAAAGTCCCTATGCTCATTATATGAAATGGGTGGGGACATACTGATGAGAACACAAATATAATAAGGCACCAGGGAGGGGTGAGGAGAATTAAAGAGAGGCAGCTGAAAGCAGGCTTGAAGAGCTGAAGGAGAGGGTTAATGTTTTAATTCCTTTCCTCACACCCAAGCTGCCATTTCAGCAGCAGAACATGGCTCTTCCTACCATGTTAAACTGCAGTTGTTAGGGCAAAAAGCTAAACTTCAGTTTTCTAGGTTTCATGTCCATGACACTGGCTGTGGTCCACAAACTGCAGGCAAGACTCTACTGCAAAAGAGAAATGCTGGGGGCAACAACACTGACTTCTGAAATGAATGGAGGGGAAGTCAGGACTCTGCTTTAGGAAATAATAATTTGAGTAAGTATTAATTGAGGCTTATCGCCCCTTGGATCtcactctctgagggtacgtctacactacagcataaagtcgaattaagacatgcaacttcagctacattaattgcgtagctgaagtcgaagttcCTTAACTAGACTTGTGTCTGTCCACGCTGCAGGAAATTGATTCCtttagacttcccttactcctcatggaagcaggactactagcATCTCCCGGAGTGCCcccctcagttcgaattagcgtgtaTTCACTAGATcctctaatttgaaccctggaagatcaacagcggaagctttgatcttctctgtaatgGAGACATACCCAGGGATACATTTATCTGAGCACTCTGCAAACTTTCGATTCCCTTTGAACTTTGCAAAGATGCATTAGCAGCTCTGTGGTCACACCCCTTGCTTGTGGGCTGGAGTAGTGTTTTGCTCCCGTCCCTGTCCTCCCCTGCCATGGCTGATAATGTGATGTAGAGCTCTGTGGCCATTGGTCAGGAGAAGCAGAGGAAAGGAAACAATTCTGTCCATTAAAGCCAACAGTGTAAATACACAGAGAGGCCTACAAACCAACACTGCACAATGGAGCAGAATGCCCATGCTAGTGGGGCTAAGAGAAGCAGGTTGCTTGTGGGAACCCAGTATCTAGCTGGACATTTGCCCACTTCCAAATTAAACTACACCCCCCTCCAGAGCAACACAAAAGAGCAGGACCATGGTGATCAGTGACTGAAGCCAGCTCCTCTTGCCTTGCAGAAGAGCTCTGGGGAGCCCAAAACCAGGAGTTGGGCCAATAAAAACTATTCTCTCACCCACCTGGTCTTTCTAGTAAGAAGGACTGTTCCATCAACCTAATGTATTGGAATCCTTTATAGTTATACCTTTCTCTGGCTCCCTGTCCGACAGAGGGTCTGGTCTGATGGATCTCAGACACCTCCTGACAAACATTCCCATGAGAGGATGGGAATCTCCTCACTTGCTACCTCCACTCACCTCAACTGCTCTGATGAAAGCCAGTTTAAGACTGATTATTATTAATTACCCTTGTGACCAAAAGCCCCACTCATGGACTGGAGCACAGACTACAAAGGTCGTCTCTGCTGGCTCTAGGCCCCTGGTGTCCAGCTGGTTctgtggctactgctatagtgaactagccacactcaaccagcccaatagccacatgtggctaatgtCTTGCGTATTCAATACTACAGCACTGGGTGCTGTGCCAGAATAGAGGAGATCTGTGGggcaagcagcagctgctgagccTTATCCAGCCATGTCCTTTGACAGGCTTGTTTTAGGGATGAGCAGCTGCTCTCCAGGGCATCACAGGTGAGGTGCTGGAATTAGAGACAAGGGCGGGATGCTGCTGCACCCACTGACTTGAGGTGGTTTCCCTCATatccagggtttacagtttggttcactgGCTCCCAGCGCCCCCACAAGACAAATTGTTCCAGCTCCCCTGATCCCGGGAACAACCTGCTTAGCGGCCCCTTGGGGTCCGAGGGAGCGCTACCTTGGACTTCACTGGGAAGCGAGTGCCATTAACGCAAGCCCAAGGGCTGAAAGGTAGTAGGCTCGCTTGGCTGTGGCGAGTTGCTTTCGAGCTCAGCTGTCGCGTGTGCCAATCGCAAACGTGTGTTTTCTCACCCACCACTAGTTGCGCCCCGGGGACACCGCTCAGCGCCGCGGAGACAGAGCTCCTCAGCCTCGCCCGGGACCTGTCTCGGGGCTCATTAGCGCGGTTACTTGAAAGCCCTTTAAACCCCCGAGTCGCCCAAGAGAGCACCTAGTCACGCCACCTGCTTTGGCCAGGGAAGACTCACTCCCCCGCCGCACGCACAAAGCCAGGCGCTTCCTGGCCGCCGTGTCTAACACGCCCGCAGACCGGGACACCCGGGGCTGGCGTGCTCGGGGACTGAGGCTTGGACCTCAAGCCATACATCGCCGCCTGGGAGCAGCCCGTGTGCTCCCTCCCGGAGACTTTCCGAGGCTCAGGACCCGAGGGCGCAGCTGCCAGGAGCGCGGGAGAGGGGCCGGGGCGAGCGGTGGGATCGGGTGGGCAGTGGCACATGGAGGCGAGGCGGACAGACAGACGCTCGGGCAGGCAGACAGGCGGATGCTGTACGCGGACGGGAAACTAGCTCGTCCAAAGTTTCTAGCGGGACCACGAAGCGCGGCAGCGCCTGGAGaaaagcctcccccacccccggccaatGCGCCAGCTCCCTGCGCGGCTCAGACACTTACCCACCGCCCAGTGGCTGCCCCGGGGGTAGATCTTGGCCAGCGGGGAGGCGCCGCCGCTGGACGGCAAGGGAGCCGCGGCGCCCCCGTGCGCCCCCAGCAGCACCAGGGCGAAGAGGCCGAGCgagaggagggagcggggcttCGCGAGCAGGAGGAATTCGCAGCTCCCCATGGTGCGCGCTGCCCGGGCGGGACggtccctgctgctgcagccgctGCGACGCCGGAtccgggcaggagggagggaatccGCGGCTCCGGGtctgcggggccaggcgctgctgccgcctctgctgctgcagccacagcccGCCCGGATTTATAAGGAAGCGGGAGGACACCTCGCGCCTCCCCCAAGGTGGCTCTGGGAGCGCGGGGGCTGCGGAGCgctcagcccagcctcccacccaccgCCCAGCCCGCCCCGTccagcccggctccctgctgcgggagaaggagggagaggctgggcggCGAAGACCGTCAGAGCCCTCCCGGGCCCCTGCCTGCTTgggcgggaagggagggggagagggactcGGGATTCTCCTTCCACGTGGGCCAAGCCCCAGACCCGCATCCTCTGCGTGCCGGTGGGGAGAGTGTTACAGCGCGCCAGGGCTCCCCTTTATCCGACCCTGGGGAGCCGCATTGTTACTGGGGTGCCCCTGTCTCAAATCCCTATATCCCCGTCTGTGGAGAGTCGCTGTGTTACTGGGGCACCTCCATcaaacttccccccccccccacctccgcgtGTACGGAGAGCCGCGGTgttactggggggggggtgccccatcAAACACCCCCATATCCGCGTGTATGGGGAGCCGCGGTGTTACTGGGGGGGTGCCCCATCAAACACCCCCATATCCGCGTTTATGGGGAGCCGCGGTGTTACTGGGGGGTGCCCCATCAAATACCCCCATATCCGCGTGTATGGGGAGCCGCGGTGTTACTGGGAGTGTACCCCATCAAATACCCGCATATCCGCGTTTATGGGGAGCCGCGGAGTTACTGGGGGGGTGCCCCATCAAATACCCCCATATCCGCGTGTATGGGGAGCCGCGGTGTTACTGGGGGCTGCCCCCATCAAACGCCCCCATATCCGCGTGTATGGGGAGCCGCGGAGTTACTGGGGGGGTGCCCCATCAAACACCCCCATATCCGCGTTTATGGGGAGCCGCGGAGTTACTGGGGGGGTGCCCCATCAAATACCCCCATATCCGCGTGTATGGGGAGCCGCGGTGTTACTGGGGGCTGCCCCCATCAAACGCCCCCATATCCGCGTTTATGGGGAGCCGCGGAGTTACTGGGGGGGTGCCCCATCAAACACCCCCATATCCGCGTTTATGGGGAGCCGCGGAGTTACTGGGGGGGTGCCCCATCAAATACCCCCATATCCGCGTGTATGGGGAGCCGCGGTGTTACTGGGGGCTGCCCCCATCAAACGCCCCCATATCCGCGTGTATGGGGAGCCGCGGTGTTACTGGGGGCTGCCCCCATCAAATACCCCATATCCGCGTGTATGGGGAGCCGCGGTGTtactgggggggctgccccatcAAACACCCCCATCTCCGCGTTTGTGGGTGTCGCGGTGTTACTGGGGGGAATGCCCCATCAAACACCCCCATCTCCGCgcctctgggaagcagggggTGCTACTGGTATCCCCTGTATCCAACACCCCAGCCCCAATAGTCCCGCCTGTGTGGGACAGGTGTTACTGGGGCTGCCCCGTgtcaaatcctcccccccccccccccccccaggctcagcgCTAACTCTTTCGCTTCCTGAGCCTACTtttgggcagcaggggctggcacCGCGCTCTCCTAGCCCGCCTGGCTCCCAGAGTACCTGCGGGGCCAGGCTGCAAGGTAAGAAGCGGCACCGCCCCGCACACACGAGCCAGCGCATTAgcgagccacccctccccccacacccattgAACTGGGGAGCTTTGTTTCCTCTGTGGGTTGTGAGCCTTGATAAGCCCTGCGATGCGCCCCCGCAGGGGGTTAGGAGGAGGCGGGGTGGGCGTTATTCACCCAGGTCCTGTCGCTGATAACCGCCGGCTGTTCACACCGGGACAGGCGCCCTGTAATTGATGGCCCCCCGGGTTATTGTCTCGTGCACGCGACCAGGCTCATTTCGGCTCCCACCACCTGGCCCGATTTGTCACTGGCACGCGTTATCCGGTTCGACGCGCTGCGCTTCCTTCTGTGcggtcccctcccccgccccacgcactggccctgctgcaggggcGTCTGGCTGTATCTCTCAGGCTGCACGTGCATGACTATATTGTGTCCGGGGGCCCCTGTTGTTAACGAGAGTGACTTTACACTTATCGAGTCCCTTTCACGGGGTCTGTGCCAGCGGCCGGCCAGATGTTTTGCTGGTGTGTCTGCAGCTCCCTTTGTGTCACTCTCTGGCccttctgctgggggagggacctGGAGTGTGGTGCGGGCTGTGTGCATGGCTATCTGTGTGTGTCTTCTTGTGGCTCCTGCATGACCAAGGGAGGCAGAATTTCATTTTGGATAAAAAAATATGACTTTGAAAGAGCTGTTTTTCTCCTGAATGAATTTCACCTTTTGAAAGTTTGACTATGGCTGAATTGGGTGTCCTTAATGGCTAAAGGAAAGGAATATAAACTATACAGTTAGTgaagtaatttttatttttttctttctaaatcaCAGAGTGCTTATTTAAATCCTAAACTGGCAAACTTTATTTGAACCCCAAATCCAGTTTAGCGCTGCTGTATGTTACTACCTACCTCTCTGTTTTGTGTCCTTCCCTGCATTTGATGTGAATGTCCAAGTGCCTATGTGCATTTCTAACTGGAGTATGAATTTATTAAATACTGATTATTATTGCAATAGTACTTAAAGACCCAAGGAGGATTAGGACAGTGGgcgccaacctttttaaccacaagatcactttttcaatttaagtgcaatgtaaaaaCTACCTCAAACCCGGATACCCTGGCCCCACTTCCTTCTCCCTcaccttctttgaggccctgcccctgctccagcccttctctgaggtctcaccctgctcactccatctcctttcttccccatcctcactcactttcatcaggcgaGGGTAGGAGgttgagggtgcaggctctggtctcgggccaaggagtttggagtgtgggaggggctccgggcttagcccaggaTGGTGGATTGGGAtccaggaggagtttcagggtgcaagctctgggaaggagtttgggtataggagggactcacgtctggggcaagaggttgggtgcaggaggaggttcaggactgggacaggggttcaggaaacaggctctggctgggcaccacttatcagagatggctcctgggtgggttaaggcaggcttacccttGCACTAGCcatgcaccactcctgaaagcaactggcatgtacagcaatggctccatggtgccatgtgctgcctctcatctataggcactgagcccacagcttctactgaccacagttctccattactgatcaatgggagcagcaggagtggtgtctgcaggtaaggacagcaaagcatgtggagaccccctgctctgcctttctcaggggctgaaGGGACATGACAgcctcttccaggagcagcaattatcacagggataatgactccagccatgacaggttagacATTTTGGAACTccctactcaaagaattaaatgtaagtgtaagaaagaaatgaaaattatgaaatgcacagaccagtcaaacccccaggctgtgtctacactgcaccccttttccggaaaagggatgcagattagacacatcgttattacaaatgaagcggggatttaaatatcccccgcttcatttgtataaacatggctgctgcttttttctggctcggaaaaaagcgccagtctagacggggatctttcggaaaataaagccttttccgaaagatcccttattcctcttaaaatcaggaataagggatctttcagaaaaggctttattttccgaaagattcctgtCTAAACTggcgtttttttccggcaaagccccgagccggaaaaaagcggtagccatgtttatacaaatgaagcgggggatatttaaatccccgcttcatttgtaataacgatgtgtctaatctgcatcccttttccggaaaaggggtgcagtgtagacacagccccaaagtAACACACTTTGCAAATAGTataagaagtaacaacaacctcccggctgtgtctactctgggccatttattc is a genomic window containing:
- the GRP gene encoding gastrin-releasing peptide isoform X1, which translates into the protein MGSCEFLLLAKPRSLLSLGLFALVLLGAHGGAAAPLPSSGGASPLAKIYPRGSHWAVGHLMGKKSTGDFPYVYEEENKIPFSALPENAKQLGDYLQWEETLKNLLRLLEGNENRSAQILREELPWYTKNTWETDDDSSLKDVSLKQEDDGVSASSYEYERKHSKLKRQSSNLEEIE
- the GRP gene encoding gastrin-releasing peptide isoform X2, whose amino-acid sequence is MGSCEFLLLAKPRSLLSLGLFALVLLGAHGGAAAPLPSSGGASPLAKIYPRGSHWAVGHLMGKKSTGDFPYVYEEENKIPFSALPENAKQLGDYLQWEETLKNLLRLLEGNENRSAQILREELPWYTKNTWETDDDSSLKDMMEYLLQVMNMKESTPS